In one Achromobacter spanius genomic region, the following are encoded:
- a CDS encoding NAD(P)-binding domain-containing protein gives MSPRISIVGMGDTGTQAARSLLEAEPDIALTLYDIDPERCEQFRGSATLATSAREALMESDTIVLALPHEREVDRTLERFSDGEVTASIQGKRIVDLAPPPPERAQRLERAIAGAGGRYTNLGGATAEASSMPQRLSRLLRLLFCPA, from the coding sequence ATGAGCCCGCGCATCAGCATTGTGGGCATGGGCGACACCGGTACGCAGGCTGCCCGGAGCTTGCTGGAAGCCGAACCGGACATCGCGTTGACCCTGTATGACATCGACCCGGAACGCTGCGAGCAATTTCGCGGATCGGCCACCTTGGCGACCTCGGCGCGTGAGGCGTTGATGGAATCGGACACTATCGTGCTGGCCTTGCCGCACGAACGCGAGGTTGATCGCACGCTGGAACGGTTCAGCGATGGCGAGGTGACGGCGTCGATCCAGGGCAAGCGGATCGTGGACTTGGCCCCGCCGCCGCCGGAACGCGCCCAGCGGCTGGAGCGCGCCATTGCCGGCGCGGGCGGCCGCTACACGAACCTTGGCGGAGCAACCGCCGAGGCAAGCAGCATGCCGCAGCGGCTCTCAAGGCTGTTACGGCTGTTGTTCTGCCCGGCGTGA
- a CDS encoding PaaI family thioesterase, with product MIATPLAAAPDAPLISLADFHILLADQHPFSLLLGIDVLHIGRGTARAVLPARDAHQRLGGIVAGPMLMGLADLAMYAAVVGATGQSHAVTASLTINFLRKSPAGAIHADARLLKVGRLSAGEVILTGAGSDEPLAHIVSTWSVPKP from the coding sequence ATGATCGCTACCCCACTGGCCGCCGCCCCCGACGCGCCCCTGATCAGCCTGGCCGATTTCCACATTCTGCTGGCCGACCAGCACCCCTTCTCTCTTTTGCTGGGCATCGACGTATTGCATATCGGCCGCGGCACAGCCCGCGCGGTGCTACCTGCCCGCGATGCGCACCAACGACTCGGCGGCATCGTCGCCGGCCCCATGTTGATGGGCCTGGCGGACCTGGCCATGTACGCCGCCGTCGTCGGCGCCACGGGTCAAAGCCACGCCGTCACGGCCAGCCTGACCATCAACTTCCTGCGGAAAAGCCCGGCGGGGGCCATCCATGCCGACGCCCGGTTGCTGAAAGTGGGCCGGCTGTCGGCAGGCGAAGTCATCCTGACCGGCGCAGGCTCGGACGAGCCGCTTGCCCATATCGTAAGCACGTGGTCCGTGCCCAAGCCATGA